In a genomic window of Mycoplasma iguanae:
- the prmC gene encoding peptide chain release factor N(5)-glutamine methyltransferase: protein MAISEEILLREKKRYNLVQTVSEQEKILLNQGMPVQKIIGYIEMQDVRIYLQYKVLIPRYETEEVILKALEYINVNSEVLDLCAGSGFIGLAIKKKTNAHLTLSDIDAEAIKQMQFNAKYNNLKVKIIQSDLFLNLPEKKYDVIVSNPPYIPQGMSLDKSIIDYEPLHALFAKNQGNYFYQKILQEAPKYLNKNGVIIFEIADWNVDFFKTIKGVEIFRDINQKQRIAVVKF, encoded by the coding sequence ATGGCAATTTCTGAAGAAATTTTACTAAGAGAAAAAAAACGTTATAACTTAGTTCAAACGGTTTCAGAGCAAGAAAAAATTCTGCTCAATCAAGGTATGCCAGTCCAAAAAATTATTGGTTATATTGAAATGCAAGATGTTAGAATTTATTTACAATACAAAGTACTAATTCCTCGTTATGAAACTGAAGAAGTAATTTTGAAAGCTTTAGAATATATTAATGTTAATTCTGAAGTATTAGATCTTTGTGCTGGTTCTGGATTTATTGGTTTAGCAATCAAAAAAAAGACCAATGCCCATTTAACTTTATCTGACATTGATGCTGAAGCTATTAAACAAATGCAATTTAATGCTAAATATAATAATTTAAAGGTAAAAATTATTCAATCCGATCTTTTTTTAAATCTTCCAGAAAAAAAATATGACGTCATTGTCTCTAATCCGCCATATATTCCACAAGGAATGAGTTTAGATAAATCAATTATTGATTATGAACCATTACATGCTCTTTTTGCTAAAAATCAAGGAAATTATTTTTATCAAAAAATCTTGCAAGAAGCACCTAAATATTTAAACAAAAATGGTGTAATTATTTTTGAAATAGCGGATTGAAATGTTGATTTTTTTAAAACAATCAAAGGTGTGGAAATTTTTCGAGATATTAACCAAAAACAAAGAATTGCTGTTGTTAAATTCTAA